The following proteins are encoded in a genomic region of Nitratireductor sp. GISD-1A_MAKvit:
- a CDS encoding putative 2-aminoethylphosphonate ABC transporter permease subunit produces the protein MSINASALPAGRPVKLGLDRDGLIKRLFMAVIALYLIVTLALPLYAMMSKSFSTFSFELDRYAFQVSDGQGNWSVPVTAAELNEKLDVVSQQELASTSDGRLAATQFFPDFSFRSPVRYRIRGTVEHAPYLVGLEYHNSREWQEFDSNTFRRINLRPVRSIGVQNYVAYFSTPSLVGSIRNSLFIASISTVLTVGLAFGFAYAMNRSCMPFKGAFRLIALMPILVPSLLPGIALIYLFGNQGMLKSLMMGHSIYGPIGIIVGSVFFTFPHALIIISTALNISDQRQYEAAEALRTSKWRTFWTVTVPGARYGLISAVFVTFTLVITDFGLPKVIGGQYNVLAVDIYKQVIGQQNFEMGAVVSVILLVPAVFAYVVDRLVQKKQVALLTARSVPYSPKPKRGFDMACLAWCGLIATFIVGIIATCQFAALVKFWPYDLSLGLGNYAFNRMDGGGWSAYTNSIQLGLLTAIVGTVVIFIGAYMVEKVQGFAAGRALFQFLAMLPMAVPGMVLGLAYIFFFNNPSNPLHFIYGTMIILVISTVTHFYTVGHLTAVTALKQIDGEFEPVATSLRQPFYRLFSRVTVPVCLPAILDISIYLFVNAMTTVSAVVFLYSTETNLASVAVLNMDDAGDIAPAAAMGMMIFYTNAGARLLHALASRSLLSRTQVWRKA, from the coding sequence ATGTCAATAAATGCATCGGCTCTCCCGGCCGGGCGGCCCGTAAAGCTCGGGCTGGATCGGGATGGACTCATCAAGCGCCTCTTCATGGCGGTCATCGCGCTTTATTTGATCGTCACGCTTGCGTTGCCGCTTTACGCAATGATGTCGAAATCCTTTTCGACTTTCAGTTTCGAGCTGGACCGCTATGCGTTTCAGGTCAGTGACGGGCAGGGGAACTGGAGCGTGCCGGTTACGGCAGCCGAGCTCAATGAGAAGCTTGATGTGGTTTCTCAGCAGGAGCTCGCCTCCACCTCCGATGGTCGTCTTGCTGCCACGCAGTTCTTTCCGGATTTCAGTTTCCGTAGCCCGGTCAGATATCGCATCCGTGGCACGGTCGAGCACGCGCCCTATCTGGTGGGGCTTGAGTATCATAATTCGCGCGAGTGGCAGGAGTTCGATTCCAACACTTTCCGGCGGATCAATCTGCGTCCGGTGCGCTCCATCGGCGTGCAGAACTATGTCGCGTATTTCTCGACCCCTTCACTTGTCGGCTCGATCAGGAATTCGCTGTTCATTGCCAGTATCAGCACGGTTCTGACTGTTGGCCTGGCCTTTGGCTTCGCCTATGCGATGAACCGCAGCTGCATGCCTTTCAAGGGCGCTTTTCGGCTGATTGCGCTGATGCCCATTCTCGTACCCTCCCTTCTGCCGGGAATTGCGCTCATCTATCTTTTCGGCAATCAGGGCATGCTGAAATCGTTGATGATGGGGCATTCGATCTACGGACCGATTGGCATCATCGTCGGGTCGGTGTTCTTCACATTTCCGCATGCGCTCATCATCATCTCGACCGCCCTCAATATCTCCGATCAGCGCCAATACGAGGCTGCAGAGGCACTTCGCACCAGCAAATGGCGCACGTTCTGGACGGTCACTGTTCCGGGCGCGCGGTATGGTCTCATCTCGGCGGTGTTCGTAACCTTCACCCTGGTGATCACCGATTTCGGCCTGCCGAAAGTCATTGGCGGCCAGTACAATGTGCTTGCGGTTGATATCTACAAACAGGTGATCGGCCAGCAGAATTTCGAGATGGGAGCGGTCGTTTCCGTGATCCTCCTGGTGCCGGCGGTGTTCGCTTATGTGGTCGACAGGCTCGTACAGAAGAAGCAGGTGGCGCTGCTAACCGCACGCTCCGTGCCCTACAGCCCAAAACCCAAACGCGGTTTTGACATGGCCTGTCTTGCCTGGTGCGGTTTGATTGCCACCTTTATCGTGGGGATCATCGCCACCTGCCAGTTCGCTGCGCTTGTGAAATTCTGGCCGTATGACCTCAGTCTCGGCCTCGGCAATTACGCCTTCAACCGAATGGATGGTGGCGGCTGGTCGGCCTACACCAACTCGATCCAGCTCGGTCTTCTGACCGCAATCGTAGGCACGGTGGTGATCTTCATCGGCGCCTATATGGTGGAGAAAGTGCAAGGATTTGCCGCCGGTCGCGCGCTGTTCCAGTTCCTGGCCATGCTGCCCATGGCCGTTCCGGGCATGGTTCTTGGCCTCGCATACATCTTTTTCTTCAACAATCCGTCCAACCCGCTCCATTTCATCTATGGAACGATGATCATTCTGGTGATCTCCACCGTGACGCATTTCTACACGGTCGGGCACCTCACGGCGGTTACGGCGCTGAAGCAGATCGACGGCGAGTTCGAGCCAGTGGCCACCTCCCTGCGTCAGCCATTCTACCGGCTGTTTTCGCGGGTTACAGTACCGGTCTGTCTGCCGGCTATTCTCGACATCTCGATCTATTTGTTCGTCAACGCGATGACGACGGTCTCGGCGGTGGTGTTCCTGTATTCAACCGAAACGAACCTGGCTTCCGTCGCGGTGCTGAACATGGATGATGCCGGGGATATCGCACCTGCGGCGGCAATGGGCATGATGATCTTCTACACAAATGCCGGCGCGCGCCTTCTCCATGCATTGGCCTCGCGCTCCCTTCTGTCGCGAACGCAGGTCTGGCGCAAGGCTTAG
- a CDS encoding proline iminopeptidase-family hydrolase, with protein sequence MPAVDLVEGYAPFREHRTWYRVMGDLTSAKVPLVVVHGGPGCTHDYLESISDIAATGRAIVFYDQIGNGRSTHLPEAGCDFWTVDLFLDELDNLLDHLGIRGRYNLLGQSWGGMLGSEHAVRQPKGLNGIIIANSPSSMKAWVEGCLELRTKLPQETQDVLARHEADGSYDHPDYQAASQVFYERHVCRLQPMPDFVKRTFDWIDRDPTVYHTMNGPTEFHVVGTLKDWTVVERLHRVQAPTLVISGAHDEASPKTVREFAERIEGAVWEVFEESSHMPHVEERGAYMAVVADFLARLD encoded by the coding sequence ATGCCTGCAGTTGATTTGGTTGAAGGTTACGCCCCCTTTCGTGAACACAGGACCTGGTATCGGGTCATGGGAGATCTCACATCCGCGAAGGTCCCGCTCGTCGTTGTCCACGGTGGCCCGGGGTGCACGCATGATTATCTGGAGAGCATCTCGGATATTGCAGCGACAGGCCGCGCTATTGTCTTCTACGATCAGATCGGAAACGGACGCTCGACGCATTTGCCCGAGGCCGGCTGCGACTTCTGGACCGTCGACCTGTTTCTTGATGAACTCGACAACCTCCTCGACCATCTGGGCATTCGCGGACGCTACAACCTTCTTGGTCAGTCCTGGGGTGGTATGCTTGGTTCTGAACATGCCGTTCGCCAGCCCAAAGGGTTGAACGGTATCATCATCGCCAATTCCCCCAGTTCCATGAAAGCCTGGGTTGAGGGCTGCCTGGAACTGCGCACGAAACTGCCGCAGGAAACGCAGGATGTGCTTGCGCGCCACGAGGCGGATGGCAGCTACGATCACCCTGATTATCAGGCAGCATCGCAGGTTTTTTACGAACGCCATGTCTGTCGCCTCCAGCCCATGCCGGATTTCGTAAAGCGCACCTTCGACTGGATCGATCGCGATCCGACGGTCTACCACACGATGAACGGCCCCACGGAATTTCATGTGGTCGGCACGCTGAAGGACTGGACCGTCGTAGAGCGGCTACACCGGGTTCAGGCTCCCACGCTGGTGATATCGGGGGCTCATGACGAGGCCTCACCTAAAACGGTGCGCGAATTTGCCGAGCGTATCGAAGGGGCTGTCTGGGAGGTCTTCGAGGAGTCGAGTCACATGCCGCATGTCGAAGAGCGTGGTGCATATATGGCAGTCGTCGCCGATTTTCTGGCACGACTGGATTGA
- a CDS encoding helix-turn-helix transcriptional regulator codes for MEDRLKTLTLLAYGAALDDRKWGLFLKACSDLAGGGVRTCLFGYDMHARIELGARQFGYDPAFEQSYVDYYSEKDFFAARLMEHTAGQLVAYEDIWSEMSLRGSEFYNEWVRPQEDITGGCSVLLFKQEKRLFAFSGSIRSRDSDRLETPWQRIVTQLTPHLQQAFEMARVLASAELEKRALVNVQNPAAAGCIVLTRNRRIVFANANAEAMLSSGTVIRSDFRQRLLFQDAGCEGRFAHALAGGALEKPQTIRILDRAGGPATVCRIAPIGSDDIGHRPSGILFGREEPRYLLTIARDQQVVDIAARVRDSFGLTPHETQVVLQLSSGLSAREIADIRGTSVYTVRNQIHSAMSKMNAHRQSEVVRVVEAMRNPLLP; via the coding sequence TTGGAAGATCGGCTCAAGACCCTGACCCTGCTGGCCTACGGAGCGGCGCTGGACGACAGGAAATGGGGCTTGTTTCTAAAGGCCTGTTCTGACCTGGCTGGCGGTGGTGTCCGCACCTGCCTGTTTGGATACGATATGCATGCCCGGATCGAGCTGGGCGCGCGCCAGTTCGGATATGATCCTGCATTCGAGCAATCCTACGTCGATTATTATTCCGAGAAAGACTTCTTCGCCGCCCGGCTGATGGAACACACGGCCGGACAGCTCGTGGCATATGAGGATATATGGAGCGAGATGAGCCTTCGTGGCAGCGAATTCTATAATGAATGGGTGCGACCACAGGAAGATATCACCGGCGGGTGCTCGGTCTTGCTGTTCAAGCAGGAAAAGAGGCTGTTCGCGTTCAGTGGCAGTATTCGTTCACGGGACTCAGACCGGCTCGAAACGCCCTGGCAGCGGATCGTTACGCAACTGACGCCTCATCTGCAGCAGGCGTTTGAGATGGCCCGGGTTCTGGCAAGCGCAGAACTGGAAAAACGGGCATTGGTCAATGTCCAGAATCCCGCAGCAGCCGGCTGCATTGTTCTGACGCGAAATCGGCGGATTGTCTTTGCCAATGCAAATGCCGAAGCGATGCTCTCGTCGGGAACGGTCATCCGCAGCGATTTTCGTCAGCGGCTGCTGTTTCAGGATGCGGGGTGTGAGGGCAGGTTTGCCCATGCCCTTGCTGGCGGTGCGCTCGAAAAGCCGCAAACCATCCGCATTCTGGATCGTGCCGGTGGGCCGGCCACTGTTTGTCGCATTGCTCCCATAGGGTCAGATGATATTGGCCACAGACCATCAGGCATACTGTTCGGTCGGGAAGAGCCGCGCTATCTCTTGACCATCGCGCGTGACCAGCAGGTGGTCGATATTGCAGCGCGAGTGCGCGACAGTTTTGGTCTGACGCCGCATGAAACACAGGTGGTTCTCCAGCTTTCCTCGGGACTCTCGGCACGGGAGATCGCAGACATTCGCGGCACGAGCGTTTACACGGTGAGAAATCAGATCCACAGTGCGATGAGCAAGATGAACGCCCACCGACAGTCCGAGGTCGTTCGCGTCGTCGAAGCAATGCGCAATCCGCTGTTACCTTGA
- a CDS encoding putative 2-aminoethylphosphonate ABC transporter ATP-binding protein, translating into MRHETVKREVEAPAQKGASGEPAASDAAYLRIDNLWKAFGDFLALKDVSLQIGKGEFICFLGPSGCGKTTLLRAIAGLDPQSRGTIHQGGRDISCLPASRRDYGIVFQSYALFPNLTVERNIAFGLENAKVPRAEIRSRVAELLRLVGLPDQAQKYPAQLSGGQQQRIALARAIAISPGLLLLDEPLSALDAKVRIHLRHEIKELQRKLGVTTVMVTHDQEEALSMADRIVVMNHGVIEQVGSPQEIYRDPASLFVADFIGETNKFPAENRGGTVRLGSRELSIAQGDFSEGQKLTVAIRPEDILPQGTGEASKSLNRLAVVIDDMEFLGAFWRTHLCGGDLGEETLIANFSMNAVRRLNLERGTALTIEIPVERVLAFSREA; encoded by the coding sequence ATGAGACATGAAACAGTAAAAAGGGAAGTGGAAGCACCGGCGCAGAAGGGGGCTTCTGGCGAGCCGGCCGCGTCTGACGCCGCCTATCTGCGGATCGACAATTTATGGAAAGCCTTCGGTGACTTTCTGGCGCTGAAAGATGTGTCTCTGCAGATCGGCAAGGGAGAATTCATCTGCTTTCTCGGGCCTTCCGGTTGCGGCAAGACCACGCTTCTGCGGGCGATAGCCGGGCTCGACCCTCAGTCTCGCGGCACAATCCATCAGGGCGGCCGTGACATCTCATGCCTGCCTGCTTCCAGGCGGGATTACGGCATCGTCTTTCAGTCCTATGCGCTTTTTCCCAACCTGACCGTGGAGCGCAACATCGCCTTCGGTCTGGAAAATGCGAAGGTGCCGCGTGCGGAGATCCGGTCCCGTGTCGCCGAGCTCCTCAGGCTGGTAGGCCTGCCGGATCAGGCGCAGAAATACCCCGCCCAGCTTTCCGGCGGTCAACAGCAGCGTATCGCCCTCGCGCGCGCCATCGCCATCTCCCCGGGTCTACTTTTGCTGGACGAGCCGCTCTCGGCTCTTGATGCCAAGGTGCGTATCCATCTGCGTCATGAGATCAAGGAATTGCAGCGCAAACTTGGTGTCACTACCGTCATGGTAACGCATGATCAGGAAGAAGCCCTTTCGATGGCGGATCGTATTGTCGTCATGAATCACGGGGTCATTGAGCAGGTCGGATCCCCGCAGGAGATCTACCGCGACCCGGCAAGCCTGTTCGTCGCCGACTTCATTGGCGAAACCAACAAGTTTCCGGCTGAAAACAGGGGTGGGACGGTGCGGCTGGGCTCGCGTGAGCTCAGTATTGCCCAGGGAGATTTCAGCGAGGGGCAGAAACTCACCGTGGCAATCCGACCGGAAGACATCCTCCCGCAGGGGACGGGCGAGGCCAGCAAGTCTCTCAATCGGCTCGCCGTGGTGATTGACGACATGGAGTTTCTTGGCGCGTTCTGGCGCACGCATCTGTGTGGCGGCGATCTTGGCGAAGAGACGCTGATCGCAAATTTCTCGATGAACGCGGTCCGCCGGCTCAACCTCGAACGGGGCACCGCACTGACCATCGAGATTCCGGTCGAGCGTGTGCTCGCATTTTCGCGGGAGGCGTAA
- a CDS encoding ABC transporter ATP-binding protein: protein MNKLILQNLTKSYGDVHAVNDISLSVEQGEFLTLLGPSGCGKSTTLSAIAGLDRPTSGAIRFGDHVLFDEATGQFAPPEKRGFGVVFQSYALWPHLTVERNVSMPLELRKVSRAERRRRVDEALELVGLSGFGKRYPGELSGGQQQRVALARAVVFRPPLLLLDEPLSNLDAQLRQSARVWLKEIQRELGLTAIYVTHDQEEALAMSDRIAVMRSGRIVQLGTPQEIYERPQHPFAATFIGSANLIEGIVEQSARRGETIVTRVRLADGQYLDGQSIVPMTAGAKARLAVRGERMRVAEKNGANTLDAGFTTASYLGNHYEQKLTLAGQEIRMLVDAPQPERAGKIHIAESDALVFSAE from the coding sequence ATGAATAAGCTCATTCTGCAAAATCTCACCAAGAGCTACGGCGACGTTCACGCCGTCAACGACATTTCGCTGTCGGTAGAGCAGGGTGAGTTTCTCACGCTTCTGGGACCGAGCGGCTGCGGAAAGTCGACCACGCTTTCGGCGATCGCCGGTCTCGACCGCCCCACCTCGGGGGCCATCCGGTTTGGCGACCATGTGCTGTTCGATGAAGCCACCGGCCAGTTTGCCCCGCCTGAAAAGCGTGGCTTCGGCGTCGTGTTCCAGTCCTATGCGCTCTGGCCGCACCTGACGGTTGAGCGCAATGTCTCAATGCCTCTGGAATTGCGCAAGGTGAGCCGCGCCGAGCGAAGGCGGCGGGTAGATGAAGCACTAGAACTGGTGGGGCTCTCAGGCTTCGGCAAGCGCTATCCCGGTGAGTTGTCGGGCGGTCAGCAACAGCGTGTTGCGCTGGCGCGGGCCGTGGTGTTCCGCCCGCCGCTGCTTCTGCTCGACGAGCCGCTCTCCAACCTTGATGCACAGCTTCGCCAGAGTGCCAGGGTCTGGCTCAAGGAAATTCAGCGCGAGCTTGGCCTGACCGCGATCTACGTGACCCACGATCAGGAGGAAGCGCTGGCCATGAGCGACCGCATTGCCGTCATGCGGTCGGGGAGAATCGTGCAGTTGGGAACGCCGCAGGAAATCTACGAACGTCCGCAGCATCCTTTCGCGGCAACCTTCATCGGTAGCGCCAATCTCATCGAAGGCATTGTCGAGCAAAGTGCGCGCAGGGGCGAAACGATCGTCACCCGCGTGCGGCTGGCCGATGGCCAGTATCTCGATGGTCAAAGTATCGTTCCAATGACTGCGGGAGCAAAGGCCAGGCTGGCGGTGCGCGGAGAGCGAATGCGCGTTGCGGAGAAAAATGGTGCGAACACGCTGGATGCGGGTTTCACCACCGCGAGCTACCTGGGCAACCATTATGAGCAGAAGCTTACTCTGGCGGGCCAGGAAATCCGGATGCTGGTGGACGCGCCACAACCTGAAAGGGCGGGGAAAATTCACATTGCGGAGAGCGATGCCCTTGTCTTTTCGGCAGAGTAG
- a CDS encoding ABC transporter permease, whose amino-acid sequence MNTQTAETTLAPPHAGPALLPLSRSRMAQWLIFIITAVLVLAPALPILLQVFVGGPLYEREWDFTFANIGRLLGNEAIGEIALTTLVFAGLTTVIAQVLGVAAALLFGRTDMPGRRVMGDMMMWPLYLSHLIMVVGWLIVYGPSGFLTQAVARIFGEAPWNLYSIPGMALVAGVSQAPLAYLYCLYGVVRSIDPTLESAARTCGAGPLTVMRRVTLPLMLPAIVTSSALNIVIAVEMLSIPLFLGRPARIDTLSSYLYLEGIGASNPQHGMVAASAMVLVVLVGATLALQRLLLSKGHRYETVKGKGTRPAPLQLGALKWPLFTLAVLYMVFVVLVPILGLVLRAFTSYLTPLIPIWQVLTLQNFKDVFQTDAYMRALWNTVVIALAAAGLGTLLTALIALVIQRSSFPFRRTLEALAYSPRMVPGLITGLGVFYAAIVFAPFGWLRDSIWILVVAYIMATIPLGLGAVQPSVVQIGADLDKAARTIGADWITSMRRILLPLMKPALLGCFVLLFVVHLKSYVVAIFLMAPGLEIMGVTMLGLWENGAAGVTAAFATLQIVMIAILLIAARLVFGVKLYE is encoded by the coding sequence ATGAACACGCAAACCGCCGAAACCACGCTTGCGCCACCGCACGCCGGCCCGGCATTGCTGCCCCTCAGCCGGTCGCGCATGGCGCAATGGCTCATCTTCATCATCACGGCGGTGCTTGTGCTTGCACCCGCTCTGCCGATCCTGCTGCAGGTGTTTGTCGGCGGTCCTCTCTATGAGCGGGAGTGGGATTTCACATTCGCCAATATCGGACGGCTTCTCGGCAATGAGGCGATAGGCGAAATTGCCCTGACAACGCTCGTCTTTGCAGGCCTGACGACCGTCATCGCGCAGGTGCTTGGTGTGGCAGCGGCGCTTCTGTTCGGGCGCACCGACATGCCCGGCCGTCGGGTGATGGGCGACATGATGATGTGGCCGCTCTATCTCTCGCACCTGATCATGGTCGTGGGCTGGCTCATCGTTTATGGGCCTTCCGGCTTCCTCACACAGGCCGTCGCGCGGATATTTGGCGAGGCGCCCTGGAACCTCTACTCTATACCGGGCATGGCTCTCGTTGCCGGTGTTTCTCAGGCGCCCCTGGCCTATCTTTACTGCCTCTACGGCGTGGTACGTTCAATCGACCCGACGTTGGAAAGCGCGGCGCGCACCTGTGGCGCAGGACCGCTGACCGTGATGCGGCGCGTGACCTTGCCGTTGATGCTGCCGGCCATTGTCACGTCAAGCGCGCTCAATATCGTGATCGCCGTGGAAATGCTCTCGATCCCGCTTTTTCTGGGCAGGCCTGCGCGGATCGATACCCTGTCATCCTATCTTTATCTGGAGGGGATCGGCGCGTCCAATCCGCAGCATGGCATGGTGGCCGCTTCGGCCATGGTCCTTGTAGTGCTTGTCGGGGCGACCCTGGCATTGCAGCGATTGCTTCTGTCGAAGGGGCATCGCTATGAAACCGTAAAGGGCAAGGGCACACGGCCTGCTCCACTGCAGCTTGGCGCACTCAAATGGCCATTGTTCACGCTCGCCGTGCTTTACATGGTTTTCGTTGTCCTCGTGCCGATCCTGGGGCTGGTCCTGCGGGCGTTCACCAGTTATCTGACACCGCTCATCCCGATCTGGCAGGTACTGACGCTGCAGAACTTCAAGGACGTCTTCCAGACGGATGCCTATATGCGCGCACTCTGGAACACGGTGGTCATCGCGCTTGCCGCGGCCGGTCTCGGAACGCTTCTGACGGCACTGATCGCCCTCGTCATCCAACGTTCCAGCTTCCCGTTCCGACGCACACTGGAAGCACTGGCCTATTCGCCCCGCATGGTCCCCGGGCTGATCACGGGCCTGGGCGTCTTTTATGCCGCGATTGTCTTTGCACCCTTTGGTTGGCTGCGTGACAGCATCTGGATCCTTGTCGTGGCGTATATCATGGCAACCATTCCGCTTGGTCTCGGCGCGGTCCAGCCGTCGGTCGTGCAGATCGGTGCTGATCTGGACAAGGCCGCCCGCACGATCGGTGCCGACTGGATAACCAGCATGCGACGTATCCTTCTACCGCTGATGAAGCCGGCGCTTCTGGGGTGTTTTGTCCTGCTCTTCGTCGTGCATCTGAAATCCTATGTAGTGGCCATTTTCCTCATGGCACCGGGCCTGGAGATCATGGGTGTGACAATGCTCGGTCTCTGGGAAAATGGAGCCGCGGGCGTGACTGCCGCCTTCGCCACCCTGCAGATCGTGATGATCGCGATATTGCTGATCGCCGCCCGTCTCGTTTTTGGAGTCAAGCTCTATGAATAA
- a CDS encoding GntR family transcriptional regulator, with translation MSKREIKSGLAERLRADIAAGFYRPGEWLRLVDLEERYGVGRFDVRQALAQLATGHMVSHVPNRGYRVAQTDRNQRDELTNTRLLLEVPAAELVLEQATAEDVERIEGAARAFDEALGTVSYPEAQKLNHAFHHAFYACCGNRTLIDLIHELRERNLPGEWNLWAMPAKARSSSLDHLEMVEALKTRDRERMAAVVSRHLTRWREETPGKG, from the coding sequence ATGAGCAAAAGGGAGATCAAAAGCGGGCTCGCAGAGCGTTTGCGCGCCGATATCGCCGCTGGTTTCTATCGACCGGGCGAATGGCTGCGGCTCGTCGATCTGGAAGAGCGCTACGGGGTGGGGCGGTTTGATGTGCGTCAGGCGCTTGCCCAGCTCGCTACAGGCCATATGGTCAGCCACGTGCCCAACCGCGGCTACCGTGTGGCTCAGACGGATCGCAACCAGCGTGACGAACTGACGAACACTCGCCTTCTCCTCGAAGTTCCAGCGGCGGAGCTTGTTCTGGAGCAGGCGACCGCAGAGGACGTGGAACGCATTGAAGGGGCTGCGCGGGCTTTCGATGAAGCACTCGGCACTGTTTCTTATCCTGAAGCCCAGAAGTTGAACCACGCGTTCCACCATGCATTCTACGCCTGCTGTGGCAACCGCACCCTGATCGACCTGATCCATGAACTGCGGGAGCGCAACCTGCCGGGTGAATGGAACCTCTGGGCAATGCCAGCCAAGGCGCGATCGAGCAGCCTCGATCATCTGGAAATGGTGGAGGCGCTGAAAACGCGTGATCGCGAACGCATGGCTGCGGTTGTGTCCCGCCATCTGACACGTTGGCGTGAAGAGACCCCGGGCAAAGGCTGA
- a CDS encoding ABC transporter substrate-binding protein — translation MLRKLLLSAAVLTLPAGVPAAHALPDHYPADYSDLIEQAKEEGSLLIYSNMGPENWEPLIEAFNQHYPDIKVETLDLGPGEVFTRYRAETGTGVATADILAAGTIGDWIQAANDGLVVDYKSPEARFLPEWSLPMPGVYTFSADPMILMYNKVLVPEELRTASMEEFFANITAHPDVFKGKIGTYDGQFAFGESINFAFVRHHGDKAWEWFDAIGPSTRPGGGTGGMIEKTVSGENTASYFASGPVLFPRLEQGIGQIIDWKFPSDGTPVFLRGVGVTEKAPHPAAARLMLDFILSEEGQYAVAEGKLTAYRPGVKPEGETSYSLDEVIEEIGGEDKMILIDYDPDMLTEHESFIARWAKAFGM, via the coding sequence ATGCTTCGCAAACTGCTTTTGTCCGCCGCTGTTTTGACACTTCCAGCAGGCGTGCCGGCTGCGCACGCTTTGCCTGACCACTATCCGGCGGACTACTCCGACCTGATCGAACAGGCGAAGGAAGAAGGCTCGCTGCTCATCTATTCCAATATGGGGCCGGAAAACTGGGAACCTCTGATCGAGGCTTTCAATCAGCACTATCCCGACATCAAGGTAGAGACACTCGACCTCGGGCCGGGTGAGGTTTTCACGCGCTACCGCGCCGAGACGGGCACCGGGGTGGCGACAGCCGACATTCTAGCGGCGGGCACGATCGGCGACTGGATTCAAGCTGCCAATGATGGTCTCGTCGTTGATTACAAGTCGCCCGAAGCGCGGTTCCTGCCGGAGTGGAGTCTGCCGATGCCGGGTGTCTACACCTTCTCTGCAGACCCCATGATCCTGATGTACAACAAGGTGCTGGTTCCGGAAGAATTGCGCACGGCTTCGATGGAAGAATTCTTCGCCAACATCACAGCACATCCGGATGTCTTTAAGGGCAAGATCGGTACCTATGACGGTCAGTTTGCATTCGGCGAGTCCATCAATTTTGCATTCGTCCGGCACCATGGCGACAAGGCCTGGGAGTGGTTTGATGCAATCGGTCCCTCGACGCGCCCCGGTGGTGGCACGGGCGGAATGATCGAGAAGACGGTAAGCGGTGAAAACACTGCATCCTACTTCGCGTCCGGGCCGGTTCTGTTTCCACGGCTGGAACAGGGCATCGGGCAGATCATCGACTGGAAGTTCCCCTCTGACGGGACACCGGTTTTCCTGCGTGGTGTCGGAGTAACCGAAAAAGCTCCACACCCGGCAGCGGCGCGGCTCATGCTCGACTTCATCCTCTCGGAAGAAGGGCAATATGCGGTGGCGGAAGGCAAGCTCACGGCCTATCGCCCCGGCGTTAAGCCTGAGGGTGAAACGTCCTATTCGCTTGATGAGGTGATCGAGGAGATCGGCGGTGAGGACAAGATGATCCTTATCGACTACGACCCCGATATGCTGACAGAGCATGAATCCTTCATCGCGCGCTGGGCCAAGGCCTTCGGCATGTAG
- a CDS encoding alpha/beta hydrolase, with protein MRQDAETMAAHKGRADHEADPRFAYAWTLAPSGRPDRPLLIAVHGSDREYLPTRDAFDRLAMLQDMHVLAPLFPADVTRAGYGDGYKFLREPGIDYVALLESMVATFRARFGLGGHKTFLFGFSGGAQFAQRYALVAASRLSGAVFAAPGGVTLLDTELPWWPGVGDIEKAIGRPLDRNGLAKLPIHLIIGENDSDQGLVERGPEHPDYSPYSNIAGANRHQRIEALKASLEISGLQPGFERLRGVGHELGPLAEAASRTIQNWL; from the coding sequence GTGAGACAGGATGCTGAAACGATGGCCGCGCACAAGGGAAGGGCGGATCATGAGGCTGACCCGCGCTTCGCCTATGCCTGGACCCTGGCGCCTTCCGGCAGGCCGGACCGGCCGCTACTGATCGCGGTTCACGGCAGCGATCGTGAATATCTGCCTACACGCGATGCCTTCGACCGCCTGGCCATGCTCCAAGATATGCACGTGCTGGCGCCGCTTTTTCCCGCCGATGTAACGCGCGCCGGTTATGGCGACGGCTACAAATTTCTTCGTGAACCGGGCATCGACTATGTTGCGCTTCTGGAGTCCATGGTTGCGACCTTCAGGGCACGCTTTGGGCTGGGGGGGCATAAAACCTTCCTGTTCGGGTTTTCTGGCGGTGCACAGTTTGCGCAGCGTTATGCGCTGGTTGCGGCGTCCAGGCTCTCCGGCGCGGTTTTCGCTGCGCCGGGTGGCGTGACGCTGCTCGACACCGAACTGCCGTGGTGGCCCGGTGTGGGCGATATCGAAAAAGCGATTGGGCGACCGCTCGACAGGAATGGTTTGGCGAAGCTGCCGATCCACCTCATCATCGGTGAAAACGACAGCGATCAGGGGCTGGTGGAACGCGGCCCGGAACATCCAGACTACTCACCGTATTCCAACATCGCCGGTGCCAACCGTCATCAACGCATCGAAGCCTTGAAGGCAAGCCTTGAGATATCGGGGCTGCAGCCGGGTTTCGAGCGTCTTCGTGGTGTTGGGCATGAGCTTGGCCCGTTGGCCGAGGCTGCATCCAGAACCATTCAAAATTGGCTTTGA